The following coding sequences lie in one Primulina huaijiensis isolate GDHJ02 chromosome 2, ASM1229523v2, whole genome shotgun sequence genomic window:
- the LOC140970938 gene encoding probable metal-nicotianamine transporter YSL7 has product MDHNSTSINNPKPEEAHNFICDDDHGEETVEKEDDQSVEKLFESKEVPPWQKQLTFRAFFVSFVLSVLFTFIVMKLNLTTGIIPSLNVSAGLLGFFFVKVWTKFLDKSGLLKQPFTRQENTVVQTCVVASSGIAFSGGFGSYLLGMSEAIAKTSTEGNDSQNTKNPALTWMIGFLFVVSFLGLFSVVPLRKIMIIDFKLTYPSGTATGHLINSFHTPLGAKLAKKKVRSLGKFCSFSFLWGFFQWFFTAGDGCGFVEFPTFGLKAYHNKFYFDFSATYVGVGMICPYLINISLLVGAILSWGIMWPLIEKRKGDWYSATLPSGNLHGIQGYRVFIAIAMILGDGLYNFVKVLGSTLLGLYHQIRDKNTGSAIPVGSNSSPPNTSSVSYDDQRRTRLFLKDKIPTWVAISGYTIFAMISTATLPHIFHPLKWYYIVVMYIFAPALAFCNAYGSGLTDWSLVSTYGKLAIFVIGAWAGASHGGVLAGLAACGVMMNIVSTASDLTQDFKTGYMTLASPRSMFVSQVIGTAIGCIVAPCVFWIFYKAFPDLGTVGSQYPAPNATIFRGIAILGVEGFSSLPKHCLTLCYVFFIGAVVINGLRDIVGPKWARFIPIPMAMAIPFYLGPYFTIDMCVGSLILFIWETVDKAKANAFGPAVASGLICGDGIWTLPSSILALAGVKPPICMKFLSRKDNARVDTFLGN; this is encoded by the exons ATGGATCATAATTCCACGAGCATCAACAATCCGAAGCCCGAAGAAGCCCATAATTTCATCTGCGACGACGATCACGGCGAAGAAACCGTGGAGAAAGAAGATGATCAGTCAGTAGAGAAGTTGTTCGAGAGCAAAGAGGTTCCGCCATGGCAGAAGCAGCTCACCTTCAGAGCCTTCTTCGTGAGCTTTGTTCTCAGTGTTCTCTTCACATTCATAGTGATGAAGCTGAATCTGACCACGGGAATCATCCCTTCGCTCAATGTATCGGCGGGGCTTCTGGGGTTCTTCTTCGTGAAAGTTTGGACCAAGTTTCTGGATAAATCTGGGCTTCTCAAGCAGCCATTTACGAGGCAGGAGAACACTGTGGTTCAGACCTGTGTTGTAGCTTCATCTGGCATAGCCTTCAGCG GAGGCTTTGGAAGCTATCTGTTGGGTATGAGTGAAGCTATTGCCAAAACTTCTACTGAAGGTAATGACTCACAAAATACCAAGAATCCAGCCCTCACATGGATGATTGGATTCCTTTTTGTGGTTAGCTTTCTGGGACTCTTTTCTGTGGTGCCACTCCGTAAG ATCATGATCATAGACTTCAAACTGACGTACCCAAGTGGGACGGCTACCGGTCATTTAATCAACAGCTTCCACACTCCTCTGGGAGCCAAGTTGGCAAA GAAAAAAGTAAGATCCTTGGGGAAATTCTGCTCTTTCAGCTTCTTGTGGGGCTTCTTTCAATGGTTTTTCACTGCGGGAGATGGCTGCGGATTTGTTGAATTTCCAACTTTTGGTCTTAAAGCCTACCATAACAA GTTCTACTTCGATTTCTCGGCGACATATGTTGGTGTCGGCATGATATGTCCGTATTTGATCAATATATCTTTACTAGTCGGAGCCATTCTCTCGTGGGGTATAATGTGGCCGCTCATAGAGAAAAGGAAAGGTGATTGGTACTCAGCAACATTGCCGTCTGGTAATCTCCATGGCATTCAAGGTTACCGG GTCTTCATTGCCATAGCCATGATCCTAGGTGATGGCCTGTACAACTTCGTCAAGGTCCTAGGAAGTACTTTACTTGGGTTGTACCATCAAATCCGTGATAAAAATACAGGCTCAGCCATCCCAGTTGGTTCCAATTCATCTCCTCCAAATACTTCTTCAGTATCCTATGACGATCAACGTCGGACCCGACTTTTCCTCAAGGACAAAATTCCAACATGGGTCGCCATTTCTGGATACACCATTTTTGCCATGATCTCTACGGCAACTCTTCCACACATTTTCCATCCTCTCAAATGGTACTATATAGTTGTCATGTATATATTTGCACCGGCATTAGCTTTTTGCAATGCGTACGGAAGTGGACTCACCGATTGGTCTCTAGTATCGACCTATGGAAAGTTGGCCATATTCGTTATTGGGGCATGGGCTGGAGCCTCCCATGGGGGAGTTCTTGCCGGACTAGCTGCTTGTGGAGTCATGATGAATATAGTCTCCACTGCATCAGACCTCACACAAGATTTTAAGACCGGATACATGACTCTCGCCTCTCCCAGGTCCATGTTTGTGAGCCAGGTGATCGGGACTGCTATTGGTTGTATCGTTGCACCATGCGTGTTTTGGATATTCTACAAGGCGTTCCCCGACCTGGGCACCGTTGGCTCACAATATCCAGCACCGAATGCGACTATCTTCCGTGGCATTGCTATCTTGGGAGTTGAGGGGTTTTCATCCCTGCCGAAGCACTGTCTCACGCTGTGTTACGTTTTCTTTATAGGAGCTGTAGTCATCAACGGCTTAAGAGACATTGTAGGGCCGAAATGGGCTAGGTTTATTCCTATCCCAATGGCTATGGCGATTCCTTTCTATCTTGGACCATATTTTACCATTGATATGTGCGTGGGGAGCTTGATTCTTTTCATCTGGGAGACTGTGGATAAGGCTAAGGCTAATGCGTTTGGACCAGCAGTGGCGTCGGGATTGATATGTGGAGATGGGATTTGGACATTGCCCAGTTCAATCTTAGCTTTGGCTGGTGTAAAGCCTCCGATTTGTATGAAGTTTTTGTCAAGAAAAGATAATGCAAGGGTTGACACTTTCTTGGGTAATTAG